A DNA window from Pleurodeles waltl isolate 20211129_DDA chromosome 12, aPleWal1.hap1.20221129, whole genome shotgun sequence contains the following coding sequences:
- the LOC138267288 gene encoding olfactory receptor 1M1-like, with protein MAKSDCSRNTSDTPVFLLLGLQVIPEMNPFLFLMFLMVYLLTASGNILIVVTVRLEAKLHSPMYFFLGNLALLDVWSTSNVVPTLLGGLLTHIHLISFHCCLIQYFFFGWMATTECFLLTVMAYDRYVAICYPLHYQTLMDQRCCLQLAASAWVGGLFSALTADSLMSTVQFYGQGLIDHFFCDFEPLLKAACSDTSQIKTITFYVSSSVIAAPFVFIIISYSYIMATVLGIPSAKGRKKAFSTCSSHLVVVSTYFGILIIMYMVPSAGHSLNANKALSLLYTVATPMINPIVYALKNKALMGALKEYRWKKSRLLHV; from the coding sequence ATGGCAAAATCAGACTGTTCGAGAAACACATCAGATACTCCGGTATTCCTCCTTCTTGGATTGCAGGTTATCCCAGAAATGAATCCTTTCCTATTCCTAATGTTTCTGATGGTTTATTTGTTAACTGCGTCTGGGAATATCTTGATAGTTGTGACAGTGCGCCTGGAAGCCAAGCTTCACTCTCCCATGTACTTCTTCCTTGGGAACCTGGCGCTCCTGGATGTCTGGTCCACATCCAATGTGGTGCCCACCTTACTGGGTGGGTTACTGACAcacatccatctcatctcttttcactgTTGTTTGATCCAGTACTTCTTCTTTGGTTGGATGGCGACCACAGAGTGCTTCCTTCTCACAGTGATGGCTTACGACAGATATGTGGCCATCTGCTACCCTTTACATTACCAAACACTCATGGATCAGAGATGCTGTCTTCAGCTGGCTGCGAGTGCCTGGGTGGGTGGCctcttctctgcactcactgcggACTCACTAATGAGCACTGTCCAGTTCTATGGTCAGGGTCTGATTGACCATTTCTTCTGTGATTTTGAACCTCTTCTAAAAGCTGCTTGCTCTGACACCTCTCAGATAAAAACGATCACATTTTATGTATCATCCTCTGTAATAGCTGCACCATTTGTATTCATCATAATATCCTACTCGTATATCATGGCTACAGTTTTGGGAATTCCATCtgccaagggtagaaaaaaagcattttctacTTGCAGCTCCCACCTTGTGGTGGTCAGCACATACTTTGGCATCCTGATTATAATGTATATGGTGCCATCAGCCGGACACTCACTGAATGCAAACAAAGCCTTATCGCTGTTGTATACCGTGGCCACCCCAATGATTAATCCCATTGTGTATGCTCTGAAGAACAAGGCCCTCATGGGGGCTTTGAAGGAATACAGATGGAAAAAGTCAAGGCTTTTACATGTCTAA